Proteins encoded in a region of the Syngnathus typhle isolate RoL2023-S1 ecotype Sweden linkage group LG20, RoL_Styp_1.0, whole genome shotgun sequence genome:
- the LOC133144505 gene encoding G-protein coupled receptor 3-like — protein sequence MRLNASELPWEESSGADALLAWDHQGGGPPARETRPALTAWGVALCISGSVIAVENAVVVTTILATPSLRAPVFLLLASLGLADLLAGVALVAHFLFLFCLAPGDWAELVTSGLLVTSLTASLCSLMGVALDRYLSLSHALTYGSEQSRRRAALLLLLVWTGACVMGAGPAMGWNCLDQPASCSVAPPLTRTYLSLLCGGFLVVVVVTLQLYVGICRVARRHAHAIATQRHFLPSSQSLAGKHGGGRGFSRLVLVLGVFVGCWMPFSLWGLLGDASSPPLYTYATLVPAAFSSLLNPLLYSLRNKDIRKVLLHACCPRSHATQLHCPVDV from the coding sequence acCCGCCCGGCCCTGACGGCGTGGGGAGTGGCCCTGTGCATTTCGGGAAGCGTCATCGCTGTCGAGAACGCTGTGGTGGTCACCACCATCCTGGCAACGCCGTCTCTGCGCGCTCCCGTCTTCCTGCTTCTGGCCAGCCTGGGGTTGGCCGACCTTCTGGCCGGTGTGGCTCTGGTAGCCCACTTCCTGTTCCTGTTCTGCCTGGCGCCCGGCGATTGGGCCGAGTTGGTGACGTCGGGTCTTCTGGTGACTTCGTTGACTGCCTCGCTGTGCAGCTTGATGGGCGTGGCCCTGGACCGCTACCTCTCGTTGAGCCACGCCCTGACCTACGGCTCAGAACAATCTCGCCGGCGTGCCGCCCTGCTCCTGCTTCTGGTGTGGACGGGTGCCTGCGTCATGGGCGCGGGCCCCGCCATGGGCTGGAACTGCTTGGATCAGCCGGCTTCTTGCTCAGTGGCGCCTCCCCTCACTCGGACGTACCTCTCGCTGCTGTGCGGTGGCttcctggtggtggtggttgtcACCCTGCAGCTGTACGTCGGTATCTGTCGGGTGGCGCGGCGCCACGCTCACGCCATTGCCACTCAGAGGCACTTCCTGCCCTCCAGCCAGTCGCTGGCTGGCAAGCACGGCGGCGGGCGAGGTTTCTCGCGCTTGGTGCTGGTTCTCGGAGTCTTCGTGGGTTGTTGGATGCCTTTCTCGCTGTGGGGGCTGCTGGGTGACGCGTCCAGCCCACCGCTGTACACCTATGCCACCCTGGTGCCCGCCGCCTTTAGCTCTCTGCTGAACCCGCTGCTCTACAGTCTGAGGAACAAAGACATACGCAAGGTTCTGCTGCACGCCTGCTGCCCTCGCAGCCACGCCACCCAGCTGCACTGCCCTGTGGACGTGTAG